Proteins encoded by one window of Acuticoccus sp. MNP-M23:
- a CDS encoding ATP-binding protein, whose protein sequence is MSQAFTLTLASSDDPGLLAAAVEAFAEDQALPMKSAFTLDLVLEEIVTNIINHGAGPGGATVDITVQRDGDALKGTVRDNAAPFDPLTRPPVDVSASVEEREIGGLGIHLVREMTETLGYTYADGHNVLTFTIGLKELT, encoded by the coding sequence GTGAGCCAGGCTTTCACGTTGACCCTCGCAAGCTCTGACGATCCCGGCCTGCTTGCTGCCGCGGTCGAAGCGTTTGCCGAAGACCAGGCGCTGCCGATGAAGTCGGCCTTCACGCTCGATCTGGTGCTGGAAGAGATCGTCACCAACATCATCAACCACGGCGCGGGACCCGGCGGCGCCACGGTCGACATCACGGTCCAGCGCGACGGCGACGCCCTCAAGGGCACTGTGCGCGACAACGCTGCCCCGTTCGATCCGCTGACCCGGCCCCCGGTCGATGTCAGCGCCAGTGTGGAGGAGCGCGAGATCGGCGGGCTCGGCATCCATCTTGTACGCGAAATGACCGAGACTCTGGGCTACACCTATGCCGACGGGCACAACGTGCTGACCTTCACGATCGGCCTCAAGGAGTTAACGTGA
- a CDS encoding STAS domain-containing protein produces the protein MSELTLKTETVDGVAVFIPAGRIDSQTSKTFEEAVLAAIAAGSTRMVFDFADLAYISSAGLRVVLLAGKRVRTAGGKLVLANLQPAIREVFEISGFLNLFTVTDDRAAAVAATA, from the coding sequence GTGAGCGAGCTGACACTCAAGACCGAAACGGTGGACGGCGTTGCCGTCTTCATCCCAGCCGGACGGATCGACTCGCAGACATCGAAAACATTCGAGGAGGCGGTGCTCGCTGCCATTGCCGCCGGCTCCACACGCATGGTCTTCGACTTTGCCGATCTCGCCTACATTTCCAGCGCGGGCCTGCGGGTTGTGCTTCTGGCCGGCAAGCGGGTGCGCACGGCCGGCGGCAAGCTGGTGCTGGCGAACCTCCAGCCGGCCATCCGGGAAGTCTTCGAGATTTCCGGCTTTCTCAACCTCTTCACGGTCACAGACGACCGTGCAGCAGCGGTGGCCGCCACCGCCTGA
- a CDS encoding GNAT family N-acetyltransferase → MTLAAASTLDEVRLTRGDVDEVYRLYLSALSRLPNPAAVRPDEPAFFDEIFAVGGGIVGFRDGPQLIAYGVLRPVLDSEHDRTGLASVVPAEAPLMVLDGSAVAPAYWRRGLQRAIIDTRIAEAARLGASHVIAKASPGNIPSMRNLLKCGFATVALVRKPYGWRYVNHRPVAAPVRPAADCQWMEAGRIDEAQDRFQAGEAAFACRAQDDGIGQLKFGPLRGGAA, encoded by the coding sequence ATGACCCTGGCCGCCGCCTCCACGCTGGACGAGGTCCGCCTGACGCGCGGGGATGTCGACGAGGTGTACCGCCTGTACCTCAGCGCCCTGTCGCGCCTGCCCAATCCGGCAGCGGTGCGGCCCGACGAGCCGGCATTCTTCGACGAGATTTTCGCAGTCGGCGGCGGGATCGTCGGCTTTCGCGACGGGCCGCAGCTCATCGCCTACGGTGTTCTGCGGCCGGTGCTGGACAGTGAGCACGACCGGACCGGCCTTGCCAGTGTGGTTCCGGCCGAGGCGCCGCTGATGGTGCTCGACGGTTCCGCGGTGGCACCGGCCTACTGGAGGCGCGGGCTGCAACGCGCGATCATCGACACGCGGATTGCAGAGGCCGCCCGCCTTGGCGCCAGCCACGTGATTGCCAAGGCCTCGCCCGGCAACATCCCGTCCATGCGCAACCTGTTGAAGTGCGGCTTTGCAACGGTTGCGCTGGTGCGCAAACCCTATGGCTGGCGCTATGTGAACCACCGCCCGGTGGCCGCGCCCGTTCGCCCGGCAGCAGACTGCCAGTGGATGGAAGCGGGACGGATCGACGAGGCGCAGGACCGGTTTCAGGCCGGGGAGGCGGCCTTTGCGTGCCGGGCACAGGACGATGGCATCGGCCAGCTCAAATTCGGCCCGTTGCGCGGCGGCGCCGCCTGA
- a CDS encoding ABC transporter substrate-binding protein, translating into MIGVSRRTVLGGLAALSAPRIARARDPFRIFQITYRGETDVERGFRDYLEQRGIDVEITHRSAELDPSRVPDILKEVREAKPDLVYTWGTPVTLATFGKDDDPDPARYITDIPGVFTMVSTPVKAGVVPSRASSGRNITGTSHVVPAAPQLRAMDAYRPFKRLGVLYTPTEQNSNAIVADLRSIEGEMGFTLLERTFALGADGKPDASTAPALVAELAAEGAEWLYYLPDTFLSQNIEQVAPAATALGLPGFSAVELLQRSALISLVCRYYSLGQLTAYKAEQILVTGTAPAEIPIETLERFALIINMPLAREMELYPPLGMLSYANVLT; encoded by the coding sequence ATGATTGGCGTATCGCGCCGGACCGTGCTTGGCGGCCTTGCGGCCCTCTCCGCACCGCGGATCGCGAGAGCCAGAGACCCGTTCAGGATCTTTCAGATCACATACCGCGGCGAAACCGATGTGGAACGCGGTTTCCGCGACTATCTGGAGCAACGCGGCATCGACGTGGAAATCACCCACCGCTCTGCCGAGCTGGACCCTTCGCGGGTGCCGGACATTCTGAAGGAAGTCCGTGAGGCAAAGCCGGACCTTGTCTACACATGGGGAACACCGGTCACGCTGGCGACCTTCGGCAAGGACGATGACCCCGACCCCGCGCGCTATATCACCGACATTCCGGGCGTCTTCACCATGGTATCGACACCGGTGAAGGCGGGCGTCGTGCCGAGCCGCGCCTCTTCCGGGCGCAACATCACCGGCACCTCTCACGTGGTGCCGGCCGCGCCGCAGCTCCGCGCGATGGACGCCTACCGCCCGTTCAAGCGGCTGGGCGTGCTCTATACGCCCACCGAGCAGAACTCGAACGCAATTGTCGCGGACCTGCGCAGCATCGAGGGCGAGATGGGCTTCACTTTGCTGGAGCGCACGTTTGCGTTGGGTGCCGACGGCAAACCGGATGCGTCGACCGCCCCCGCTCTGGTGGCAGAGTTGGCTGCCGAAGGCGCCGAGTGGCTCTATTATCTGCCGGACACGTTCCTGTCGCAGAACATCGAGCAGGTGGCCCCGGCTGCGACGGCGCTCGGGCTGCCCGGCTTTTCGGCGGTGGAGCTGCTGCAGCGGTCAGCCCTCATCAGCCTCGTCTGCCGCTATTATTCGCTGGGGCAGCTCACCGCCTACAAGGCCGAGCAGATTCTGGTGACCGGCACGGCGCCGGCTGAAATTCCCATCGAGACGCTGGAGCGGTTCGCGCTCATCATCAACATGCCGCTGGCGCGCGAGATGGAACTCTACCCGCCGCTGGGCATGTTGAGCTACGCGAACGTCCTCACATGA
- a CDS encoding MFS transporter produces MNRRTDAAVLAIVLATLIAGLALISWQTVEGARALLVPALDRKAESVASSIASLSSEAVGYGIPVDRFVGANAVLQNALDENAQFAAAALEDENGNIVASVQRSRFANTDAADEWRRVHAPVVGPDGEPAGRVEIAVPVDVAQTLVRDLWVDGLVLLVVAVLVALELTAFAFALPSAQRFRGLSLRLDAVRQGNLRLLPPVGGSGPIAAEIDAIDHRVNKLRARHARLALQAAEAGDAASTARLEAFAAAHNIGKGSEPAPVSLVAIRAPVFLFFFAEEMTRPFLPHYIASVAHGASGTATQLVIAAPMVIFMAIVALSQPWLNGVTERFGRARALRAGALVAALGFAGTAFATTMTELIGFRAVTAIGFAAVFVAAQGFIVDRTDSRQRARGIGLFVSAIMAAMLCGPPIGGIVSDRLGENTTFLVSAAMALAAYACAYVALPATAGQNAVRGRAVRLSDLATVLKRPLMATLLVGCALPAKMLLIGVCFYYLPLALQGQFEDSAIGRVLMLYGLAMLIVVPTISAFSDNARNRTPFVVGGALAAASAVGHLYLWPAPWGAAAMVAQIGIAQGISTTPQSALVGEIGRRIIPDLSEGGVYGVFRLVERLGTALGPLFVGALWTMWSAEVALVATAVIVAGGGLVFGLTAWLAGRSGTSVEVGEMT; encoded by the coding sequence ATGAACCGCCGCACCGATGCTGCCGTCCTTGCCATCGTTCTGGCGACACTCATTGCCGGGCTGGCGCTGATCTCCTGGCAGACCGTCGAAGGCGCACGCGCGCTTCTGGTGCCTGCTCTGGATCGCAAGGCGGAAAGCGTTGCCAGCTCCATCGCCAGCCTTTCGTCCGAAGCCGTGGGCTACGGCATTCCGGTGGACCGCTTCGTGGGCGCAAACGCCGTGCTGCAGAATGCGCTGGACGAGAACGCCCAGTTCGCGGCGGCTGCGCTGGAGGACGAGAACGGCAATATCGTGGCCAGCGTCCAGCGCAGCCGGTTCGCAAATACCGACGCTGCAGACGAATGGCGCCGGGTTCATGCACCTGTCGTCGGGCCTGACGGCGAGCCCGCCGGACGGGTGGAGATTGCCGTGCCGGTGGATGTGGCGCAGACGCTGGTGCGCGATTTGTGGGTCGACGGTCTGGTGCTGCTGGTGGTTGCGGTGCTGGTGGCGCTGGAACTGACGGCCTTTGCGTTTGCGCTGCCATCGGCGCAGCGGTTTCGCGGCCTCAGCCTGCGGCTGGATGCGGTGAGGCAAGGCAATCTGCGCCTGCTGCCGCCGGTGGGCGGCAGTGGACCCATCGCCGCCGAGATCGATGCGATCGACCACCGCGTCAACAAGTTGCGCGCGCGCCATGCGCGCCTGGCTCTCCAGGCGGCGGAGGCGGGGGATGCAGCGTCCACCGCCCGGCTTGAAGCCTTTGCGGCCGCCCACAACATCGGCAAAGGCTCAGAGCCCGCGCCGGTTTCGCTGGTTGCCATCCGCGCCCCGGTGTTCCTGTTCTTCTTTGCCGAGGAAATGACCCGGCCATTTTTGCCGCACTACATTGCCAGTGTGGCGCATGGCGCCAGCGGTACCGCCACCCAGCTCGTGATTGCGGCGCCCATGGTGATCTTCATGGCCATCGTGGCCCTGTCCCAGCCCTGGCTGAACGGGGTCACCGAGCGCTTTGGCAGGGCGCGCGCGCTGCGGGCAGGCGCGCTGGTGGCAGCGCTCGGTTTTGCCGGTACGGCGTTCGCCACCACAATGACGGAGCTGATCGGCTTTCGCGCCGTCACCGCCATCGGCTTTGCCGCGGTGTTCGTGGCAGCGCAGGGGTTCATTGTGGACCGGACGGATTCGCGGCAGCGGGCGCGCGGCATCGGCCTCTTCGTTTCGGCCATCATGGCGGCGATGCTGTGCGGGCCGCCCATTGGCGGCATCGTGTCCGATCGGCTGGGCGAGAACACCACCTTCCTCGTCAGCGCCGCCATGGCGCTTGCCGCCTATGCGTGCGCCTACGTGGCGCTGCCAGCCACCGCCGGGCAGAATGCGGTCCGCGGACGGGCGGTGCGCCTGTCCGATCTTGCCACGGTCCTGAAACGCCCGCTGATGGCGACGCTTCTGGTGGGCTGCGCGCTCCCGGCCAAGATGCTCCTGATTGGCGTGTGCTTTTATTATCTGCCGCTGGCGCTGCAGGGGCAGTTCGAGGATTCGGCCATCGGCCGGGTGCTGATGCTCTACGGGCTCGCCATGCTGATTGTGGTGCCCACCATCTCGGCGTTCAGCGACAATGCGCGAAATCGGACGCCTTTTGTGGTCGGCGGCGCTCTGGCGGCGGCCAGCGCCGTGGGGCATCTTTACCTGTGGCCGGCGCCGTGGGGCGCCGCTGCCATGGTCGCGCAGATCGGCATTGCACAAGGCATCTCGACGACGCCGCAGTCGGCGCTGGTGGGTGAAATCGGCCGCCGCATCATTCCGGACCTTTCGGAGGGCGGGGTCTACGGTGTGTTCCGTCTGGTGGAGAGGCTTGGCACAGCGCTCGGGCCTTTGTTTGTGGGCGCATTGTGGACCATGTGGTCCGCCGAAGTGGCGCTTGTGGCAACGGCCGTTATCGTGGCAGGCGGCGGGCTCGTGTTCGGGCTGACGGCGTGGCTCGCCGGACGGTCCGGCACCTCGGTTGAAGTGGGGGAGATGACATGA
- a CDS encoding SpoIIE family protein phosphatase — protein sequence MLLRTRVTLLFACAIVLIGLALLAVGFSQRQYQADRLGAIAVALQRSLWENLVANKMEDLEPIATDLAARIATLAPSLSRDDVGKVIGDSPAVTSGITVQVVDLDAELVSANAPLFRAAPLIDAREIATLTGREQIIAGLRQDSPDRFMIAVIRPIVIRGVLAGALSVAVDAAATLQELALDIGEPAYLLSPRGRLATGTDVALWTEAADQLPRRPREPQFIATATRDYYATPMTLNDISGRPTGTLVALRDVTESREASERVERLGLIGVALAGLIILAGVYFLMRNAFKPLEGAVGALDALSKGDLSRPLESEGTGEIARIGEAVAVFRRNAQRLNEQDEGIARQRRRQERVIRRELQRLAELLDDEGRAEILSDLAEVLPDGKAGVAPANTELATLATLLQRMSTRIADQQTRLTELITELKAAIVTRARLAALEQELDIARELQTSFLPKPLPPHPSFDVFGLMESAKEVGGDFFDIFMIDENRLGMVIADVSGKGVPAAMFMAITRTLIRATALTSPSPAATVGEVNSFLAADNEQMMFVTLFHGVLHLDTGEFAFANAGHNPPYVLAAGGLVTLPRASGPALAVVEDIAYKDDSIVLAPGSTFFAYTDGVTEAFSRDGTEYGTDKLEAFIVAHAAETPAALCADVRADVLAFEDGADQFDDVTCFALRYDGAPPAA from the coding sequence ATGCTGCTGCGCACGCGCGTCACACTCCTGTTTGCCTGCGCGATCGTCCTGATCGGGCTTGCGCTTCTGGCTGTCGGGTTTTCCCAGCGCCAATATCAGGCAGACAGGCTGGGCGCCATTGCGGTCGCGCTGCAACGCTCCCTGTGGGAAAATCTGGTCGCCAACAAGATGGAAGACCTCGAACCCATCGCGACGGATCTTGCGGCGCGCATTGCCACCCTTGCACCAAGCCTCTCGCGCGATGATGTGGGCAAGGTCATCGGCGATTCGCCCGCCGTCACCAGCGGCATCACGGTTCAGGTGGTCGACCTCGACGCCGAGCTCGTCAGCGCCAATGCGCCCCTGTTCCGCGCCGCCCCGCTCATCGATGCACGCGAGATTGCAACGCTCACCGGCCGCGAGCAGATCATCGCGGGCCTGCGGCAGGATTCGCCGGACCGCTTCATGATTGCCGTGATCCGGCCCATCGTCATCCGCGGGGTCCTCGCCGGGGCTCTCAGCGTTGCCGTGGACGCAGCGGCAACGCTGCAAGAGCTGGCGCTCGACATCGGCGAACCGGCCTATCTTCTCTCCCCGCGCGGACGGCTTGCCACCGGAACGGACGTTGCCCTGTGGACCGAGGCCGCCGACCAGCTTCCGCGCCGCCCCCGCGAACCGCAATTCATCGCCACAGCGACCCGTGACTACTACGCCACCCCCATGACACTGAACGACATCAGCGGCCGCCCCACCGGCACGCTTGTGGCGCTGCGCGATGTCACCGAGAGCCGCGAAGCCAGTGAGCGGGTGGAGCGCCTCGGGCTGATTGGCGTTGCGCTCGCCGGGCTCATCATTCTGGCCGGCGTCTATTTTCTGATGCGCAACGCATTCAAGCCGCTCGAAGGCGCCGTCGGCGCGCTGGATGCGCTGTCGAAAGGCGACCTGTCGCGCCCGCTCGAGTCGGAAGGCACCGGCGAGATCGCGCGGATCGGCGAAGCCGTCGCCGTGTTCCGCCGCAATGCCCAGCGCCTCAACGAGCAAGATGAGGGCATTGCCCGCCAGCGCCGGCGACAGGAGCGGGTCATCCGCCGCGAACTTCAGCGCCTTGCCGAGCTTCTGGACGACGAGGGCCGCGCGGAAATCCTCTCCGACCTTGCCGAAGTCCTGCCCGACGGCAAGGCCGGCGTCGCGCCGGCCAACACCGAGCTTGCCACGCTCGCCACCCTTCTCCAGCGCATGTCGACCCGCATTGCCGACCAGCAGACCCGGCTGACCGAGCTGATCACCGAGCTGAAGGCCGCCATCGTCACGCGCGCGCGCCTCGCCGCTCTCGAGCAGGAGCTCGACATTGCGCGCGAGTTGCAGACGAGCTTCCTGCCCAAGCCGCTGCCGCCGCACCCCTCGTTCGATGTCTTCGGGTTGATGGAGAGCGCCAAGGAAGTGGGCGGCGACTTCTTCGATATCTTCATGATCGACGAGAACCGGCTCGGCATGGTGATTGCCGACGTGTCGGGCAAGGGCGTCCCGGCCGCGATGTTCATGGCGATCACGCGCACGCTGATCCGGGCAACGGCGCTGACCTCTCCCTCCCCGGCGGCAACCGTTGGCGAGGTGAACAGCTTTCTGGCGGCGGACAACGAACAGATGATGTTCGTCACCCTCTTCCACGGCGTCCTGCATCTCGATACCGGCGAGTTCGCGTTCGCCAATGCGGGCCACAACCCGCCCTATGTGCTGGCTGCCGGCGGGCTGGTCACGCTGCCGCGCGCCAGCGGCCCCGCCCTCGCGGTGGTGGAGGACATTGCCTACAAGGATGATAGTATCGTCCTTGCGCCGGGCTCCACATTCTTTGCCTACACCGACGGTGTGACGGAGGCGTTCTCCCGCGATGGCACCGAATACGGCACGGACAAGCTGGAAGCGTTCATCGTGGCGCACGCCGCCGAAACGCCGGCGGCCCTTTGCGCCGACGTGCGCGCCGATGTGCTGGCCTTCGAGGACGGCGCCGACCAGTTTGACGACGTGACATGCTTCGCGCTGCGCTACGACGGCGCTCCGCCCGCCGCCTAG
- a CDS encoding adenylate/guanylate cyclase domain-containing protein, with amino-acid sequence MSQDRDALLSERILDSMRDGVVAIDLTGRIITFNEAAGRILGKAPDDVLGQAFAEEFLLEERFDDFNELVLRAVYEHEVVHSTDIVLAAADESGEPVDLRVSSSFLTHLDPDGTTQRFGVVVVFSDTTEQRKRRKLKRLFGEYVDPRIVDEILSRGDEARSRRGDMTISFIDMRDYTGWSERLEAERLTDLLNRFLTAVTRPIGEAGGITDKFIGDAAMACWGPPFTNTDTQAADACRAALGQLAAVDALRAEVVAEGLENGERLDAVVGVATGDVLSGDIGPPESRNYTVIGNAVNLAARIQDLAKVYGVRVVVSEDTQARASDVFSFRELDRITVRGSHRPVRIFTILGPAGTVAAETLAHAQRYEALVEMMRAAEFATARDGFVALLADKPDDGPSKLMLARATAYAVTPPPAGWDGVFHNGSPLAKG; translated from the coding sequence ATGAGCCAGGATCGGGACGCACTGCTTTCGGAACGCATCCTGGATTCGATGCGGGACGGTGTCGTCGCGATCGACCTCACCGGGCGCATCATCACCTTCAACGAGGCGGCCGGGCGAATTCTCGGCAAGGCGCCAGACGATGTTCTGGGGCAGGCGTTCGCCGAGGAATTCCTGCTGGAAGAGCGGTTCGACGACTTCAACGAGCTTGTGCTGCGCGCTGTCTACGAGCACGAGGTCGTGCACAGCACCGACATCGTGCTCGCCGCAGCGGACGAGTCCGGCGAGCCGGTGGACCTGCGGGTTTCGTCCAGCTTTCTCACCCACCTCGACCCGGACGGGACCACGCAGCGTTTCGGCGTGGTCGTCGTCTTCTCCGACACCACCGAGCAGCGCAAGCGGCGCAAGCTGAAGCGCCTGTTCGGCGAATACGTGGACCCGCGCATCGTCGACGAGATCCTGTCCCGCGGGGACGAGGCCCGGAGCCGGCGCGGCGACATGACGATCTCGTTCATCGACATGCGCGATTATACCGGCTGGTCAGAGCGCCTCGAAGCCGAGCGCCTGACCGACCTTCTCAACCGATTCCTGACCGCCGTGACGCGGCCCATCGGCGAGGCGGGCGGCATCACCGACAAGTTCATCGGCGATGCGGCGATGGCCTGCTGGGGGCCGCCCTTCACCAACACCGACACGCAGGCCGCCGACGCCTGCCGCGCCGCCCTCGGGCAGCTTGCCGCGGTGGACGCCCTGCGCGCCGAAGTGGTGGCCGAGGGGCTGGAGAATGGCGAGCGTCTCGACGCTGTGGTCGGCGTTGCCACGGGCGACGTCCTGTCCGGCGACATCGGCCCGCCCGAAAGCCGCAACTACACCGTCATCGGCAACGCGGTGAACCTTGCCGCCCGGATCCAGGATCTGGCCAAGGTTTATGGCGTGCGCGTTGTCGTCTCCGAGGATACGCAGGCCCGCGCTTCGGATGTATTCTCCTTCCGCGAGCTGGACCGGATCACCGTGCGCGGCTCGCACCGGCCGGTGCGCATCTTCACCATCCTCGGCCCGGCCGGCACTGTTGCGGCCGAAACGCTGGCCCACGCGCAGCGATACGAGGCGCTGGTGGAAATGATGCGCGCTGCAGAATTTGCCACGGCGCGCGACGGGTTCGTGGCGCTGCTGGCCGACAAGCCGGACGATGGCCCGTCGAAGCTGATGCTGGCACGCGCCACGGCCTACGCGGTCACCCCGCCACCAGCGGGATGGGACGGGGTGTTCCACAACGGGTCGCCGCTCGCAAAAGGCTAG
- the ureG gene encoding urease accessory protein UreG translates to MTRTAHGPLRVGIGGPVGSGKTMLMECLCKALRDKIDIVAITNDIYTKEDALILSRAEALPVERIMGVETGGCPHTAIREDASINLAAIKEMRGKFPGCDLVLVESGGDNLAATFSPELADITIYVIDVSAGEKIPRKGGPGITRSDLLLINKTDLAPFVGASLDVMRTDATRMRGERPFLMTNLKAGDGVAEIVAFLRDTGGLEI, encoded by the coding sequence ATGACGCGCACAGCACACGGGCCGCTCCGGGTCGGGATCGGCGGGCCGGTCGGCTCCGGCAAGACAATGCTGATGGAGTGCCTGTGCAAGGCCCTGCGCGACAAGATCGACATCGTCGCCATCACCAACGACATCTACACCAAGGAAGACGCGCTGATCCTGTCGCGCGCCGAAGCCTTGCCGGTGGAGCGGATCATGGGCGTGGAGACCGGCGGCTGCCCCCACACCGCCATCCGCGAGGACGCCTCCATCAACCTTGCCGCCATCAAGGAAATGCGCGGCAAGTTTCCGGGGTGCGATCTGGTGCTGGTGGAATCGGGCGGAGACAACCTTGCCGCCACCTTCTCGCCCGAGCTTGCCGACATCACCATCTATGTGATCGACGTTTCGGCCGGCGAGAAGATCCCGCGCAAGGGCGGCCCCGGCATCACGCGGTCCGATCTCCTCCTCATCAACAAGACCGACCTTGCCCCCTTCGTCGGTGCCTCGCTCGACGTGATGCGCACCGATGCCACCCGAATGCGCGGCGAACGCCCGTTCCTGATGACGAACCTCAAGGCCGGCGACGGTGTCGCGGAGATTGTGGCGTTCCTGCGCGACACCGGCGGCCTCGAAATCTGA
- a CDS encoding urease accessory UreF family protein: MVAAIIITTTTTTTITITAITTTMTDAYADEAERVQALLLAWFSPALPIGAFSYSHGLEMMCETGAIRDRATAFGAIEAALRHGAGWTDGVFIAHAHAAALAEDEATVDSLLALARALAPSRERWEEAVQQGTAFIAVTEAVWPGQTLLTEDTPIPLAIAVGVVGAAYNVPVVPLVQAHLSGFAANLVSAAVRLVPLGQTDGQRLTRDLGPVCAEIARESAAAPLSDAGGFTPGLDVASMHHEDQHVRLFRS; encoded by the coding sequence ATGGTGGCGGCCATCATCATCACCACCACCACGACGACCACGATCACGATCACGGCCATCACCACCACCATGACTGACGCCTATGCCGACGAGGCGGAGCGTGTTCAGGCGCTGCTTCTGGCGTGGTTTTCGCCAGCGTTGCCCATTGGCGCGTTCAGCTATTCGCACGGGCTGGAAATGATGTGCGAAACCGGCGCGATCCGCGACCGCGCCACAGCGTTCGGTGCCATCGAGGCTGCGCTCCGCCACGGCGCCGGATGGACCGACGGCGTCTTCATCGCCCACGCCCATGCCGCGGCTTTGGCTGAAGATGAAGCCACCGTCGACAGCCTTCTGGCGCTCGCCAGGGCGCTGGCGCCCTCGCGCGAGCGGTGGGAGGAGGCGGTGCAGCAGGGGACGGCCTTCATCGCCGTCACAGAGGCGGTGTGGCCGGGGCAGACGCTCCTGACGGAAGACACGCCCATCCCGCTTGCCATTGCCGTTGGCGTGGTGGGAGCGGCCTACAATGTCCCGGTGGTGCCGCTGGTGCAGGCGCATCTTTCGGGCTTTGCCGCCAACCTCGTTTCCGCTGCCGTCCGCCTCGTCCCGCTGGGGCAGACCGACGGGCAGCGGTTGACGCGCGACCTCGGCCCCGTCTGCGCCGAGATTGCGCGGGAGAGCGCTGCGGCGCCGCTGTCCGATGCAGGCGGCTTCACGCCGGGGCTGGACGTGGCCTCCATGCACCACGAAGATCAGCATGTGCGCCTGTTCCGCTCCTGA
- a CDS encoding urease accessory protein UreE, whose protein sequence is MIRAHHLLADGEQPDAATLRARLNFDLRHRRRLTLTAEGGEKVLLDLAQATRLRGGDRIAMDDGRVLVIEAEAEPVMDIHAADRFALTRLAWHLGNRHTPTALFDDRLRIKPDHVLAAMAEGLGARVESLEAPFDPEAGAYADGGGHHHHHHHDDHDHDHGHHHHHD, encoded by the coding sequence TTGATCCGTGCCCACCACCTTCTGGCTGATGGCGAGCAGCCGGACGCCGCAACGCTTCGCGCGCGCCTCAACTTCGACCTTCGCCACCGCCGCCGGCTGACACTCACGGCCGAGGGCGGCGAAAAGGTGCTCCTCGACCTTGCACAGGCAACGCGCCTTCGGGGCGGGGACCGGATCGCCATGGACGACGGCCGCGTGCTGGTGATCGAGGCGGAGGCGGAGCCCGTGATGGACATTCACGCCGCCGACCGGTTCGCGCTTACCCGCCTGGCCTGGCACCTTGGCAACCGCCACACCCCCACCGCGCTCTTCGATGACCGCCTGCGGATCAAGCCGGACCATGTGCTGGCCGCCATGGCCGAGGGTCTCGGCGCCCGCGTGGAGTCGCTGGAAGCCCCGTTCGACCCCGAGGCCGGCGCCTACGCCGATGGTGGCGGCCATCATCATCACCACCACCACGACGACCACGATCACGATCACGGCCATCACCACCACCATGACTGA
- a CDS encoding alpha/beta fold hydrolase, whose translation MGYFRMIAAGLIGLAAAAPALADCGGADDPCVMEGGAYHIAMPADARGPVPAFIYFHGAGASGANIREMAFAKALNARGYAVVAPNGLKRPDSRFGPGWSFRPESPAQRDELAFTRDLIADVAANHDVDPDRIILTGFSIGGSLVWYLACSDAGVAAGYTPYAGGFWRPHPADCDGPVKLLHTHGWRDQTVPLEGRPLRSGAIYQGDIFEGLARWREENGCELLRADVFDTEGRYWRRKWTRCAPGTALELALWPGGHIRPDAEWAEMAADWVEANVFEGDPN comes from the coding sequence ATGGGATATTTCCGCATGATTGCCGCCGGGCTGATCGGCCTCGCGGCGGCCGCGCCCGCGCTGGCGGACTGCGGCGGCGCGGACGATCCGTGCGTGATGGAAGGCGGCGCCTATCATATCGCCATGCCGGCGGACGCCAGGGGGCCGGTGCCGGCGTTCATCTATTTTCACGGAGCAGGGGCGTCGGGCGCCAACATCCGCGAGATGGCGTTCGCCAAAGCCCTCAACGCGCGCGGCTATGCGGTGGTGGCGCCGAACGGGCTCAAGCGGCCAGACTCGCGCTTCGGCCCCGGCTGGTCGTTCCGTCCCGAAAGCCCCGCCCAGCGCGACGAACTGGCCTTTACCCGCGATCTGATCGCGGACGTTGCGGCAAACCACGACGTCGATCCGGACCGCATCATCCTCACCGGCTTTTCCATCGGCGGCTCTCTGGTGTGGTATCTTGCTTGCAGCGATGCGGGCGTTGCTGCCGGCTACACCCCCTATGCCGGCGGCTTCTGGCGCCCGCATCCGGCTGATTGCGACGGGCCGGTCAAGCTCCTTCACACCCATGGGTGGCGGGACCAGACCGTGCCGCTGGAAGGGCGGCCGCTGCGCTCCGGCGCAATCTATCAGGGCGACATCTTCGAGGGGCTGGCGCGGTGGCGCGAGGAGAATGGCTGCGAGTTGCTGCGGGCCGATGTGTTCGATACCGAGGGGCGGTACTGGCGGCGCAAGTGGACGCGCTGCGCGCCCGGCACCGCACTGGAACTGGCCCTGTGGCCGGGCGGCCATATTCGGCCCGACGCCGAGTGGGCGGAGATGGCGGCGGACTGGGTGGAGGCCAACGTGTTTGAAGGAGACCCGAATTGA